In Citrus sinensis cultivar Valencia sweet orange chromosome 3, DVS_A1.0, whole genome shotgun sequence, the sequence aataactttattCTTTTACTCTCATTTCTTTAAATTGAGTTACATAAATTTGAAGCTTTTGGATATCCACCAATACCCCATAGgttgtataaaaataaatataatatttattgtcCACtactttttgtttgttttctttttatgtttgTGTAATTGGCATTTGGATAATAACCAAGCacacaataatataaaaagcTCATAAAAGTAGTAAAGAAAGAAGTACAATCGACAAACTAATTCCTTTAATACAATATTTACTTCCAAaccttatttttaattttttaaaacacttCATAATCCATTCTATAAAAGGAATGTTTTTGCAAATGTAGTCGAAAAATTatagattatttatttatttagtttttcctttttttttcttttttctttaagtgAGAGTGCttttttacttatattttcacgaatttttaatttttaattttctttagattCTTCAAAACCAAAGGAAAAGCAATGACGATTCAATTGGAAGGATTTACTCAATCGTCAAATCACGCGGTGCTGTTTTGTAATATAGTGAAACTATTAGCACCCCTCAAATATCCTAATAAAACCCCACTTTCTCtacatttacaatttttgaACTTAAATTTGTTTACACTCTCCAATACCATCATTTTTAATTCTCATTGTATTGTAAAAAGAACAGAAGACCTATTGTAGATGCAATTTGTTCGTACGCCAAAACTACAAGagattttcaattattaaaactAACATCAAATGAGATatgaaagaatatttatttaaatttaaatgagaaGTTAAAGTAAAATCAAAACAGTTAGAGAGAGAATATAGCAATGAAAGAGGGAGAGATCATTAACAAATTCCTTCCAAGagttgtttaattattatttcacgaaaaaaaaaaatctatgatCCCAATGCCATTGACTAGAAGATAGAAGAAGATTTTGCAGCTCTTATATTTGAGATAgatctttaataaattttcttaagaTGAACAAAACTATTATTAGTATGCTTTAAGAGGTTGAATGTGAACCTActgttatttaataatatcttaatttaaaaagtgttaGGGAGCTCATTTATAAGACGgaacacaaaaaattagattagtAGATAATTGTTTTGACTATTTTTGAAGATAGCATGTTGaagagatttttattttttatttttcgtgggttaaaggagaaattactATGTAAGGGTTAAAATGGATGCCTTTAGAGAAGATATTACTTACTGGGCATTTTTGGTGGGTACACTTAGGAAGGGTGCCGGTGGCTCCACGCTCTGTCGTATGTGATATATGCAAGCGTCTAATAAATAGGCCAGTATAATTCCAAGCCTGTGGATTCTAGTCCGAATGGTTGATCGGGCTAGACCAAACCATGAAACATGctaatttattgtattttctttCGCTTCATGATATTTACattacattttattaatttataatttaaaatctatCGTAACCTTCTAAATCAATTATTTGACGACATAGTTTGGATATTAGTCATATATTTATAGATTCAAGTCTATTTTCAAtgtttaaaaagtttaaattaaaaaaaaaagtgttcataaaattttttcaaataattgattttttgagATATTTGTGGATAGAATCTTAATTTATGGGGTATGTTCGATTAGAATTCAAATTAGCGAGTGTACAACAGTATTTTACATCAATATGGATGCAAATCTTAATTatgtgtacaaaataaataaaagcactAATTGTACTTTAAAATGGTCATTAAGCAGATAAGTGAATTATAGTATTGTCGATTTATAGAAGATTGTTagttttttctattatatatatatgtccctttattattttcataatagttAATAACTCCCTTGacagtataattttataatattatacttttatttgtttttaattgaagaattaaaaataagaaatatatattttggtgtgaataaaaaattaataataagaatttttcttgtatttttattatttttaaactctTTTCTTGTGTTGaaattggtattttatattttcaagataaattatcaatcaaatgactcatttaccctatacttatttatttttttcgtgCAATGAgagaattttgaatattataaaaatagtagggAGCAAGTAATATTTATAGATTGTTGAGGTGTGGAAAGTAACAATCtcccttaattttattatctgtGTAATATGATTTTAGCATGCTTTCTTCACTATTTATTGTATTAGTTAGTCGAACCCTAATCTGTTtcatttcaaatataaatatatatttttttaaatactacaataaaatagttttatcATATCATTATTGAACCAACACATCAATAGTGTTACATACTTATGGCTACAGTGCTccaagagtttttttttttttttgcaaagaAAGTACACCTTCCAGTTGATGTTTCACATTTATTCTCTTTAAAGTGCTCCATGAgtatattatcaatttatcgtACCCGCAATTTGGGATGATCACATAACATGATTTTGTTAACTTTCAGAACATTTGACGGTACTTAAACTGCTTTAGTGCTAAGGGATACTATCAATTTACTGGcgagttattttttttatatactatatattataataagaactctataatattttcatagcCGGACGTAAATcgagttttcttataatatgggagaaaaatttattgtactCGTCGAAGTTAAATAAATCCCTGTGACTGGCGAATTATTTTCAAGCAAATGAAACTGACGTTAAAACAGGGACCCACCAATTGGCCACAAAGGCATAGTGGGACCCACTGCGACCCACCCGGTGCGGTATTACGTATGTCGACGTGTCAACAGATTCTTCTGCGGTTACGATAGCTGGGAGCCAGAGCAAGTTAATACATTATACGAGCGGCAATCAGCGAAGCCAGAGTCACACAGATCTGTGAAAATAATAGTACGAAGCAACACAAGCTTCTTCTTGTATTTGTACTATCCGTAATCAAATCACCGAGCGGGAAAGAGAGAGACACAGAGGGAGAGCGCGATGGGAGGAGAAGAGAAGAGGCACCAGATGATGCAGAACCTATTCGGAGATCAATccgaagaggaagaagaagagattGATTCCGAGCATGAGTCCAATCCTCAGCCCAATTACGCTTCTGTAAATTTCTCATTCCCTTTTTGCCCCTCGCTTGCTAGcttttaattaaatcgattatTATCAAAACGCATTTTTTTAGTTCAATTTGAGGCATTGCGGCTGTTTGGCTAACCAATCAAGCCCTAAAACCGGtgttaattcaatttcaagtttctAGGTACGTCACTATATGTTTTGTTTCGCACTCATGGGAACTAAATTGAGTAATGAAGATAGCTTCCACTTCTTCTGATTGACCGGAACGAGATATGcatgaatttgtaaaattgtCGGTAGCATCATATGTAGATAGGGTTCCATCTTCCATATACCTGCAGCTCAAATAATATCGCTAATGCTTATGaactaaaattcaaaatatactTTGTTTGCTTGATTCCATAATGTTCTTTTATGGTTCTATGTTCAGGATGAAGCTGAGGGGGGGCTGGAGGCTGAGGTTGAAGTTGAGGGTGAGGGTGAAGGTGAAGTTGAGGGGCATGGAGAAGCAGAAGTGGAAAGTGAAGGTGAAATGCATGATGCAGAACCTGATCCTGGAGAGAGTGAGGGTGAAAGAGATCAGAGTTCTCAAGAGGTAGATGTTGTTGATCAAAGGGAAGAAAGTGAAGCTAAGTATACAGACAgtgatgaaaaagaagaatatggTCAGCGAGTAGCAACAAGCAGGAGACGGGAAGTTATTGAAAGTGGATCAGAGAGGTCTGAGGAAAATCATTACCCAGACCATGAAGATGAGGAGGTTGATCAGGCTAGAAGTCCAAGGTAATATTCTCCTTTCTATATATTGACTCGCTTGTTCTGTGCGTGTCCTAGCATGCTGCACTTGTTTATCATTTAGAACGGATTATGTCTTTAAGTCATGTTGGCAATCATGATTGCATGCAATCCCACTTGGACTCACTGGCCAAGTTGCTCCAACATGTAAAGTGGAATTGCATATTGGTGGAACTAATTTGTTAGTTATTGTCCGCAGAAtgatatttgaagagtttcTTGGTTTCCAATAGGGATGGGTCCTTTTTTCTGGTTGGATGTTGTTCCCCATGATAGGCTGACTATTTATGACTTCACTCATTGGCAATATATGATATCACTGAATAGAATCTATATTGCCCAGTACATTAAAACAAAGATCcctatgttttattttaaaagaagcATTCTTTTAAGTGAAGTTGTGTACTATGATTGGCAATTACTATTGTGGAAAGTTGACCGTGTGTAGTAGGTCACCTGGAGGTGAGGAGAAGGATCAGACTCACATTTCACATTCAGCTGCTGAGATTCGTGATGTATTTGGTGACTCGGATGAAGAAGATGTTGGAGAATATGCTATTCGGAATGACATTGATCAAGATTCGAATGTGAGTCTTCATGTCTCAAagcaatttaaattctatttttatgtttCCTGACATTGCTAGGAAATATGTATTCATGATTGCTGGTAAAATGTTTTCGTTTCATAGAGATCCCCTATGGAAGAGGAAGGAAGCTATGAGAAAAGTATAAGGCCAGAAGATATAGTGCCTGATGAGGATATGCAATATGAGTCAGAAGAGGAGCATGTTGAACCTAAACATAAAGAGAAGCCAGTTGGTCCCCCGTTAGAGCTAGAAATACCACTGCGCCCGCCGCCAGCTGATCCAACTAAGGTGTTTTATGTTACTTCTACACGCTGCTCTAATGATATCTGAAATAACTACTTCTCTTGTCTTATGAGATGTACAACTGGACAAACAGAACTTTTGTTTGTATTCCAGGTTATCAAAtcattactattttttaaagtcaTATCCCTCATTGtgttgaaattgatttaaatgATATCGTTTCATGTATTACTATGAGATCAATTGCATGTcttattttgattacaatTCGGTAAGGCTAGGTTGCGCTTGCTGAAGTGAGCAAAGCAACTTTGGGTACCTGTTTTGAAAAACCTTGCTTCAGCTGAGCATCTGTTTATGCTAGGGGAATTATACTTTTGCGTGTGTTAATCTAAAACAATGTTTGTTTTGAAAGACTTTATCACGTCCATATGTATTCCAGCTTATTATCttgaaatttatcattttcatatgcatgcTAATTCGATGATTAGTGTATTCTTCTAGTGCCCTAAGACTCTGCGCTACTTCAGAAAGTAGATGAATTTCAATGTGTTTACCTCAGGGAGAATTGTAATgcattacatatatttttttgcagATGAATATGATCAAAGTTTCTAATATAATGGGCATTGATCCGAAGCCATTTGATCCTAAGACATATGTGGAAGAGGACACCTTTGTGACAGATGAGTCTGGAGCCAAAAAACGTATACGCCTGGAAAACAATATAGTGCGCTGGAGGACTGTAAAAAATAAGGATGGCATGACATCAGTGAGTAGATTCCTTTCAGTTTACATGCTGGAGTGTTATCATACATGATTTCATATTTGCATGTGTATTTATTATCTTTAGATATAGATGAGGTACTTTTATGCGTGCATGTGTTTCCTACTTCCTCTTCATTTAATAGATCccatattttgtaattttcatttaactttttgttgttgcaaatATAAAGCATGTTGAGCTGGTTGTGACATTGAAATTGATTACAGATGTACAGAAATAGATTTAACTTACAAAAGCATAAAAGGATTTCACAGCTTTTGCAGTTGCTGTCCTCATGCTCTACAATGGCACTTTTAAATTCTATGTGATAGTTTTATCGCAAAAAGgggtgaaaaaaattatgcagtAGCAATGCAAAAGTAAGAAGTGACAcaagatctttttttttttttccagataGACTGGATCTGCTTGAGACTGGAACAGACTGGTAGATGATATTGATTGTATGTGTTTAATGTGATGATGTTTGTCAaggaattttgattttatttgaattacaaaagttaaaagataGTTTGGAGCTATGCGTTAGATTTATTGTTACTTGccaatttcaataaaatgacATACTTGTcaaaaaattccttttttattgaaaagtgTTTTACTTTATCAGGTGATAAAAACTAATGGACCACCAATTGTTTATGTACATATCTAAGCACCAGGTTGGCAAACATTAATAATCCATACcttaaaaacattttgtttttaaggAGAACCTCCTAGTCAAAGGATAAAAAAGGAAGATAAATTATGCATTAGAAACTAGGCTTCATTTTTATTCCCTTCCCTCTGCACTTCTGTTTCAACTACTGCAGTCGCACAGGACAAAAATTTTTTGCTCTACCGTGTATCCGTTTTCTCTGACCATGTTGTGTTTCTAACACTTTCTTTTCAACATGTAGTATGAAAGCAATGCACGCTTTGTGAGATGGTCAGATGGCAGTTTACAGTTACAAATTGGGAATGAAGTTCTTGACATTACTGTACAAGATGCACAGCATGATCAAGCACACCTTTTCCTTAGACATGGAAAGGTATCTCCTTAAATCGCGAGTTGAGAATATAATATCTTCAATCTTTAAATCTATTTAGCTTGTCAAACCGCTAAGTAATGGAACCTTTTCAAACAGTCCGATTTGGGATGTGTATTTCAGAAGTTTTGATTGACTTAAGcatcatttattattgatgaGATTTGTCTCCTTgatgttgaatttatttatttatttatattaatttctacAGACATTGAGTCATTAAAAGATAACAGAATATAATCTCTGTTTCTTTGTTGTATGCCTGTCTTGTAACCCACAGCggtgtgaattttttttcgtATTTGTTAGTCCTTCCATCTAAGCGTGGTTTTCACTTTTAGGATACATGAAAGTAAGAATATCTTTATCATAAGTCCCACTTTTGATCTTGGTGCTTTGCATCGTGTATGTAAGTTTCAATTCTGAATTTTACGCCGGCTGCCATTTGATAAACAACATGTTCCCTTCTTCTGAGTGtataaaaaagagtaaaatataaagagcTGCATGTCAAAAGAGTTAAGTTTTATACATTTATCCCAGCTGTTGAAATGTCTGGACCATGGATCTCAGCCATTGGATGAGACCAGTGAATACGATTCACAGCTGAATTAaggttgaaaattttgatatttgaagTGAGAGGATTTTCAGGCAGTTTTGGATTTGGAGAAGCTGCCGACTGATTGTGTAATTAAAGCCCTTTAAAATTGCACATTCTGAACAGTCCTCATCTTTCTTcttatatgtgtgtgtgtgtgtaatgcTTTGTACGTTCGATCTCCCACATGTTGAAATCTGTCTGGACAAAGGTCTTAGCTGTTGGATGAGATCAATGACTAAGATATACAGATGATTAAATATTGTAAATGGTGTTATTTAAAGAGGGAGAATTTCGGGCAGTTttgaatttagagaagctgGCTGACTGATTATGTAATTAATGCCCTTGAATGTCCATTCGGAacatttctcttctttcttccttATTTCGTCTCTTGCTTTCTTCGTAACCATATTACTATCTCAAAAACTATGATGGTCGCAtctttgttcctttttttttgttgaaatttccTCACGTGAAGCTTTTCGTCATTGTTTTTTTAGAACGATCGACATTCATCAGGTTATTGCAACAGAGAGTTTGAATTAAGATTTatcttgttgttttttttcccttttgtgATGTTTTGACCTTTTGAACTTTGATTTAGAAGAATCAGATTAATGTTCCCAGTTGTTGATTCCATTTTATTCCCTGTGAAAGTGAAATTCTAGTCACTGGTTTGGATGCAGAATATTATGCAATCTAAAAAACAACAACGGTCTCTtccatcttttatttttcatcgAAATTTTTGTATGTGAAGCTTTTCTCCAATGTTTTCCTTAGAACAGTTGACATTCATTAAGTTACTGTAACAGACAGAGGTCGGTtaagtattatttatttataatttttgtcatttctgAGAGGTTTCTACtgtttgaactttgaattAGAATTTCCAATTCTTGATTCCATTTTGTTCACcgtgaaaaagaaattcttgtCACTATTTTAGGCAGAGTAATGATAGCATccttctttcatttatttttgctgaaATTTCCATATAATGATGTCTGATGTTTTTcttagaaaataaagatatgtcaagtttttattttcttgtcttttTTCCTTCCCCCTTTTCGTGATGTTTCAGCCTTTTGAACTTTGAAACAGAAGGAAGAATTGGAATATATTCCCCATTCTCGATttcatttaattcaaccaTGAATGCAAAATTCTTGTCACTGGTTTCAGTGGAGTAATATTCTGCATTTTGAAAACACAATTTTTGCAtccttcttcaattttttttttgttgaaatttctgTATTTGAAGCTTTTCTCCACGGTTTTTCGTagaacaataatattaatctagTTATTGCAACTTAAAGAGTTCactataagtttttattttattttatttttgagaggTTTCTACGTTTGAACTTCAATTCATAAGAATTGGCatatgttttcatttcttgATTCTGTTTAATTCAACGTGAATGCAAAATTCTTGTCACTGGGTTGGACGGAGTAAACGAGATCTTAATGAGGGGGGAAGAAGGTTGGGGTCCCTAAAACACTTGAAACACTAAttagaatatattatttttattaaattgcaattattaattaatgtctTGTAGAGCATTTAATGCTTGTTGCGATGAAGTTTCCTAGTATATCTTACGCTAACAACATCAGATATGGTAACTCACCGGAActcttatttctttaaataacaaaatttacagttttatcaattttgtGAATCTCAGCCGTTGGTCTCATCTAACCGCTGAGACCAACGGTCTAGACATTTCTCAACATGTGGTTGACCGGATGTGACCCTTTAGTTATTGAATGCCCACAAACTTTTGATTTTGTCCTTATACATGTAACGCATCTAAATCTTTTGGTTTGGGTACTGTTTGCAGAACTCAATTTTTACATTCCGATCTTGGCCCTTATAGTTCTTGAATTTCATGTGAGATCTTCTTTATTAGTGCATTTTTACCTCATGctttcttccattttttatttttaagatggAAGAATAGAAAACTGTGCAGCGCTTCACATATTCTT encodes:
- the LOC102619104 gene encoding protein LEO1 homolog isoform X1; this encodes MGGEEKRHQMMQNLFGDQSEEEEEEIDSEHESNPQPNYASDEAEGGLEAEVEVEGEGEGEVEGHGEAEVESEGEMHDAEPDPGESEGERDQSSQEVDVVDQREESEAKYTDSDEKEEYGQRVATSRRREVIESGSERSEENHYPDHEDEEVDQARSPSRSPGGEEKDQTHISHSAAEIRDVFGDSDEEDVGEYAIRNDIDQDSNRSPMEEEGSYEKSIRPEDIVPDEDMQYESEEEHVEPKHKEKPVGPPLELEIPLRPPPADPTKMNMIKVSNIMGIDPKPFDPKTYVEEDTFVTDESGAKKRIRLENNIVRWRTVKNKDGMTSYESNARFVRWSDGSLQLQIGNEVLDITVQDAQHDQAHLFLRHGKGILQSQGRILKKMRFIPSSLSSNSHRLLTALVDSRHKKVYKVKNCITDIDPEREKEEKERAESQNIRANVLLNRKREKINRKYTQTVERRRQLSTGYLEDALEEDDETDYHDSRRSRRRFEEELEAEVRAEKRIINAKKPQGHRDIPRKSSTLPAAKSSRRPVDFSESDREESEYETDGEEDERSPLRKRVEGPEQDYEEEEEEEEEEQEEEPDINRASDDEEEAVEPKQKARDSGSNHKRRGIESDEDSPPRKMPTHRRMAVVYDSDEE
- the LOC102619104 gene encoding protein LEO1 homolog isoform X2; protein product: MGGEEKRHQMMQNLFGDQSEEEEEEIDSEHESNPQPNYASDEAEGGLEAEVEVEGEGEGEVEGHGEAEVESEGEMHDAEPDPGESEGERDQSSQEVDVVDQREESEAKYTDSDEKEEYGQRVATSRRREVIESGSERSEENHYPDHEDEEVDQARSPRSPGGEEKDQTHISHSAAEIRDVFGDSDEEDVGEYAIRNDIDQDSNRSPMEEEGSYEKSIRPEDIVPDEDMQYESEEEHVEPKHKEKPVGPPLELEIPLRPPPADPTKMNMIKVSNIMGIDPKPFDPKTYVEEDTFVTDESGAKKRIRLENNIVRWRTVKNKDGMTSYESNARFVRWSDGSLQLQIGNEVLDITVQDAQHDQAHLFLRHGKGILQSQGRILKKMRFIPSSLSSNSHRLLTALVDSRHKKVYKVKNCITDIDPEREKEEKERAESQNIRANVLLNRKREKINRKYTQTVERRRQLSTGYLEDALEEDDETDYHDSRRSRRRFEEELEAEVRAEKRIINAKKPQGHRDIPRKSSTLPAAKSSRRPVDFSESDREESEYETDGEEDERSPLRKRVEGPEQDYEEEEEEEEEEQEEEPDINRASDDEEEAVEPKQKARDSGSNHKRRGIESDEDSPPRKMPTHRRMAVVYDSDEE